One Candidatus Nealsonbacteria bacterium CG07_land_8_20_14_0_80_39_13 genomic window carries:
- the pgk gene encoding phosphoglycerate kinase (Converts 3-phospho-D-glycerate to 3-phospho-D-glyceroyl phosphate during the glycolysis pathway), with protein MKDLKSFNFQGKRVLVRCDFNVPLDEEGVILDDFRIRKTIPTIEYLLKEKGRVILMSHMGRPLQSSKFKVQSSKFSLKTVAGRLSELLNRGVGFSEDCVGEEVEEKVSRMEEGDILLLENLRFHKDEENNNEEFSRSLSHLADIYINDAFSVCHRSHASVVGITKYLPSGAGLLLEKEIEILSKIMENPEKPLGLIIAGTKAEDKVKVIEKFLDIADFFLLGDSTTEEVRKRKIKDDSGKIIFPKDSLGGLDIGPLAREVFREKILSAKTIFWAGPLGKIDQEKYQAGTREVIKAILDSKCFSVAGGGDTIEFINKLGVADKFGHISVGGSAMLAFLAGEKLPGLEVLQ; from the coding sequence ATGAAGGATTTAAAAAGCTTTAATTTTCAGGGCAAGAGGGTTCTTGTCCGTTGCGATTTTAATGTTCCCCTTGATGAAGAAGGGGTTATTTTAGATGATTTTAGAATAAGAAAAACAATACCGACAATTGAATATTTACTCAAGGAAAAAGGAAGGGTTATTTTAATGTCGCACATGGGCCGTCCGTTGCAAAGTTCAAAATTCAAAGTCCAAAGTTCAAAGTTTTCGCTGAAAACAGTGGCCGGGAGGTTGAGCGAGTTATTGAATAGGGGGGTGGGGTTTTCGGAGGATTGCGTCGGCGAGGAAGTTGAAGAAAAGGTAAGCCGGATGGAAGAAGGAGATATTTTACTTTTAGAAAATTTAAGATTTCATAAAGATGAAGAAAATAATAATGAAGAATTCAGCCGTTCTCTGTCCCATTTAGCCGATATCTATATCAATGACGCTTTTTCAGTCTGCCATAGAAGCCACGCTTCAGTTGTCGGGATTACGAAGTATTTGCCTTCCGGAGCGGGGTTATTGTTGGAAAAAGAAATAGAAATTTTGTCTAAGATAATGGAAAATCCCGAGAAGCCGCTGGGTTTGATTATCGCCGGAACCAAGGCTGAAGATAAGGTTAAGGTTATAGAAAAATTTCTGGATATTGCTGATTTTTTTCTTCTAGGGGATTCAACGACAGAGGAGGTCAGGAAAAGGAAAATAAAAGACGATTCAGGAAAAATAATTTTCCCAAAGGACAGCTTGGGCGGTCTTGATATAGGGCCTCTGGCGAGAGAAGTTTTCAGAGAAAAAATATTATCAGCCAAAACTATTTTTTGGGCCGGTCCGCTGGGGAAAATTGATCAGGAAAAATATCAGGCCGGGACAAGGGAGGTTATTAAGGCTATCTTGGACAGCAAGTGTTTTTCAGTTGCCGGAGGAGGGGATACGATAGAGTTTATCAAC